From one Desulfobaculum bizertense DSM 18034 genomic stretch:
- a CDS encoding Hpt domain-containing protein: MKYFSQFTQLPFLDELSTLNRLNGNTVMLQELYQNAMRDLALHLDRFDASIDRGDSKALLFEVQHIRNCAASIAATQLQFEAEQLENLLQNHQPLRSGMAEGFLRQGLHTLESLAHSLRVL; encoded by the coding sequence ATGAAATATTTTTCGCAGTTTACACAGCTTCCTTTTCTGGATGAGCTGAGCACGCTCAACAGGCTTAACGGCAACACCGTCATGCTTCAAGAGCTGTATCAAAACGCCATGCGTGACCTTGCCCTGCATCTGGATCGATTTGATGCATCCATAGACAGAGGGGACTCCAAGGCCCTGCTTTTTGAGGTGCAACACATTCGCAACTGTGCGGCAAGCATTGCTGCGACCCAGCTCCAGTTTGAAGCGGAACAGCTTGAAAATCTGCTCCAGAATCACCAGCCTTTGCGTTCCGGCATGGCCGAAGGCTTTTTGCGTCAGGGCCTGCATACTCTCGAAAGCCTTGCGCACTCGCTCAGAGTTCTCTAG
- a CDS encoding Na(+)/H(+) antiporter subunit D translates to MTGTSFLHPALWFFGMAALLVIWPRRGWKWLLLTAPVLAIASVLLMQPGEYGHVFYLWGDEPLTLGRVDKLSVIFAHVFAVESLLGFLFAFHLKDKYQHIAAACYVGGAFGCVFAGDYFTLFIFWEVMSVASTFLVWLNNSDVSTRAGFRYFLFHTLGGLFLLGGMLLRYCDIGTFAFTPIDPASAQYYDWLILTGFCVNAAVVPLHAWLPDAYPEATVTGAVFMSAFTTKTAVYVLARAFCSWEILAYAGVIMALYGVFYATIENNARRILAYHIVSQVGYMVAGIGIGTAMTMNGACAHAYAHILYKGLLFMSVGTVLYATGTAKLSELGGLASRMPLVVLCYVVAGLSISGMPFFNGFISKNITIAGAAEAHHPLLALGMEIAAVGTFLSVGIKLPYFAFWGGKPEDKTREIRPIPLNMYLAMFGGSALCFLMGVFPQMLYALLPYQPEAGHGLPQVAQSLASFDIGFTPYTAWNLVQAFMLLGFTGLGFYVMRRVIVPHPSRNLDFDWVYRMVGRLGLLLICWPISVLDSLWTKAYRVIGLRLLMAFAWLAGKFDVKAIDGVVDGTAYGVRGIGRGLAKAQTGRIQDYLALAVLLGLGIFAVIWFRG, encoded by the coding sequence ATGACAGGGACTAGTTTTCTCCATCCGGCACTCTGGTTCTTCGGCATGGCTGCGCTTTTGGTCATCTGGCCCCGGCGCGGCTGGAAATGGTTACTCCTGACAGCTCCGGTTCTGGCTATTGCCAGTGTGCTTCTGATGCAGCCCGGAGAATATGGACACGTTTTTTACCTCTGGGGCGATGAGCCGCTTACCCTTGGGCGAGTGGACAAGCTCTCGGTGATCTTTGCACACGTCTTTGCGGTGGAATCCCTGCTGGGCTTTCTCTTTGCGTTTCACCTCAAGGATAAATATCAGCATATCGCCGCAGCCTGCTATGTGGGCGGAGCCTTTGGCTGCGTGTTTGCTGGCGATTACTTTACGCTGTTTATTTTCTGGGAAGTCATGTCCGTGGCCTCCACCTTCCTTGTCTGGCTGAATAACTCAGACGTTTCAACACGGGCTGGCTTCCGATATTTCCTGTTCCACACTCTGGGCGGGCTGTTCCTGCTCGGTGGAATGCTTCTGCGCTACTGTGACATTGGCACCTTTGCCTTTACGCCTATCGATCCGGCTTCGGCCCAGTATTATGACTGGCTGATTCTGACAGGCTTCTGTGTGAACGCCGCCGTGGTTCCGCTGCATGCGTGGCTGCCAGACGCGTATCCAGAAGCAACCGTGACGGGTGCAGTCTTCATGAGTGCATTCACCACCAAGACAGCCGTGTATGTGCTGGCGCGGGCCTTCTGCTCCTGGGAAATCCTTGCATATGCGGGTGTCATCATGGCGCTGTATGGCGTTTTTTATGCGACCATCGAGAACAATGCCCGGCGAATCTTGGCCTACCATATTGTTTCGCAGGTCGGATACATGGTGGCGGGTATTGGTATTGGTACGGCTATGACCATGAATGGAGCCTGTGCACATGCGTACGCGCATATCCTGTATAAGGGACTGCTTTTTATGAGCGTGGGCACTGTACTGTATGCCACTGGTACGGCGAAGCTGTCCGAGCTTGGCGGGCTGGCTTCAAGGATGCCGCTGGTTGTGCTCTGTTATGTGGTGGCGGGGCTGTCCATCTCGGGCATGCCATTCTTCAACGGATTTATTTCCAAGAACATCACCATTGCCGGTGCCGCAGAAGCGCATCATCCGCTGCTGGCGCTGGGAATGGAAATCGCGGCGGTTGGTACCTTCCTGTCTGTCGGTATCAAGCTCCCATACTTTGCCTTCTGGGGTGGAAAGCCAGAAGACAAGACAAGGGAGATCCGGCCTATTCCCCTGAATATGTATCTTGCCATGTTTGGCGGAAGCGCTTTGTGTTTCCTGATGGGTGTTTTCCCGCAGATGCTGTATGCGCTGCTGCCGTACCAGCCCGAGGCTGGGCATGGACTGCCTCAGGTCGCACAGTCACTTGCGTCCTTTGATATTGGTTTTACGCCATACACTGCATGGAATCTTGTGCAGGCCTTTATGCTGCTTGGCTTTACCGGGCTTGGCTTTTACGTCATGCGCCGGGTTATTGTCCCCCATCCCTCGCGGAACCTTGATTTCGACTGGGTATACCGCATGGTTGGACGGCTTGGTCTGCTGTTGATTTGCTGGCCGATTTCTGTGCTGGATAGCCTGTGGACCAAGGCATACCGGGTGATTGGCCTGCGTTTGCTCATGGCGTTTGCGTGGCTGGCTGGCAAGTTTGACGTCAAGGCCATTGATGGGGTGGTGGATGGTACGGCCTATGGCGTGCGCGGTATTGGCCGTGGGCTGGCAAAGGCGCAGACAGGGCGCATTCAGGACTATCTTGCGCTGGCTGTGCTGCTTGGACTTGGCATCTTCGCTGTAATCTGGTTCCGGGGATAA
- a CDS encoding monovalent cation/H+ antiporter subunit D family protein, protein MPEFIESYRLLIPLAATFFAPFLIWLMRHDQNWREGVSFVAAAVAFCSMLSFIPAVMAGKIWTLTTFRLLEGISVKLCVDGLTLIFGLVATFLWFWVTSYNIGYMRSLNEHAQTRYYFCFAIAIFGAVGVAMSANVFTLYLFYEIITVFTYPLVAHHQDREGFNGARKYLVYLMGTSKLFLLPAMIMTYVLCGTLDFHLGDVMHGMFPPEVVAAHPTAVTVTYVLYILGLAKAAIMPLHNWLPSAMVAPTPVSALLHAVAVVKAGVFSVSRIVLSGFGVSVMDQLFLGIPTAYVAAFTIVAASLIALTKDDIKARLAYSTVSQLSYIVIGVCMLTPLAVQGGLAHIAHHAFSKITLFMGAGAIFVVSQTRNISEMNGYGRKMPWTFGAFAIASLSMIGVPPVCGFVSKWYMIKGAIDINRMVILCALLLSTFLNAGYFAPISFKAFFGKPKSEADLAALHEAPISMVLPLCLTAAVSVLLGLYPELFMNFIAIFGGY, encoded by the coding sequence ATGCCGGAGTTCATAGAGAGCTATCGCCTGCTGATTCCACTGGCTGCGACCTTTTTTGCACCGTTTCTGATTTGGCTTATGCGCCACGATCAGAACTGGCGAGAGGGCGTGAGTTTTGTCGCTGCTGCTGTCGCGTTTTGCAGCATGCTGAGTTTTATTCCGGCGGTTATGGCCGGGAAAATCTGGACCCTGACAACCTTTCGCCTGCTCGAAGGTATTTCGGTCAAGCTGTGTGTTGACGGCCTGACCCTGATCTTTGGGCTGGTCGCGACCTTCCTGTGGTTCTGGGTCACGAGCTACAACATTGGGTACATGCGCTCGCTGAATGAGCATGCGCAGACCCGCTATTATTTTTGTTTTGCCATTGCAATTTTTGGAGCAGTGGGCGTGGCCATGAGCGCCAATGTTTTTACGCTCTATCTGTTCTATGAAATCATCACTGTTTTCACGTATCCGCTGGTTGCCCATCATCAGGACAGGGAAGGATTTAACGGGGCGCGAAAATACCTTGTGTACCTCATGGGAACCTCGAAGCTCTTTCTGCTTCCGGCCATGATTATGACCTACGTGCTGTGCGGAACCCTTGATTTCCATTTGGGCGACGTGATGCACGGCATGTTCCCGCCTGAGGTTGTTGCGGCCCATCCTACGGCCGTGACGGTGACCTATGTGCTGTACATTCTGGGCCTTGCCAAAGCCGCTATTATGCCTTTGCACAACTGGCTGCCCTCGGCGATGGTCGCTCCGACGCCTGTTTCGGCGCTGCTCCACGCTGTGGCCGTTGTTAAGGCTGGCGTGTTCTCGGTGTCCCGCATTGTGCTGTCGGGCTTTGGCGTTTCGGTGATGGATCAACTCTTTTTGGGAATCCCCACCGCGTATGTGGCGGCATTCACCATTGTCGCGGCTTCGCTCATTGCCCTGACCAAGGACGACATCAAGGCTCGGCTGGCCTATTCCACAGTCAGTCAGCTTTCGTACATCGTGATTGGCGTGTGCATGCTCACTCCGCTTGCTGTGCAGGGTGGTCTGGCGCACATCGCGCATCACGCCTTCTCAAAGATCACACTCTTTATGGGTGCTGGTGCGATCTTCGTGGTCTCGCAGACCAGAAACATTAGTGAAATGAACGGGTACGGCCGCAAGATGCCGTGGACCTTTGGCGCATTTGCCATTGCCTCGCTGTCCATGATTGGCGTTCCACCTGTCTGTGGCTTCGTGAGCAAGTGGTACATGATTAAGGGTGCGATTGATATTAACCGCATGGTGATCCTGTGTGCGCTCCTGCTCTCTACGTTCCTGAATGCGGGGTATTTCGCACCAATTAGCTTTAAGGCATTTTTCGGCAAGCCCAAGAGTGAGGCAGACCTTGCCGCGCTTCATGAGGCCCCGATTTCAATGGTCCTCCCGCTGTGTCTGACTGCTGCGGTCAGCGTGCTGCTGGGCCTGTATCCAGAGCTGTTCATGAACTTCATCGCGATTTTTGGAGGGTACTGA
- a CDS encoding ferredoxin — MSDEKEISINHIACSGCMGCVEMHPELFEWDEVNEKVVLKKEKVSADEIHEMLSLCPQDCIELED; from the coding sequence ATGAGCGACGAAAAAGAAATTTCCATCAATCATATCGCCTGCTCCGGCTGTATGGGCTGCGTCGAGATGCACCCTGAGCTGTTTGAATGGGACGAGGTCAACGAAAAGGTTGTCCTCAAAAAAGAGAAAGTCAGTGCAGACGAAATCCACGAAATGCTGTCCCTGTGCCCACAGGACTGCATCGAACTCGAAGACTAA
- a CDS encoding type I restriction enzyme HsdR N-terminal domain-containing protein, whose translation MHETSLGRMVQDYITGEELEETSYEEFRQATARMLVEERGYPRESLTPRVPVVFPVKGEEYCRMVDFVVTDEHGSPVLLIFFVAGQPGTYDREVIATARIFTQGAVPLVAVTDSKTAYLYETATGECLARDERALPRYSYVQELAKEHPAQTYSEKRLNAERRILYAYSEFIYGSCCASCTPESEDGLRGGKLGQMSSKENAPD comes from the coding sequence ATGCACGAAACGTCCCTTGGGAGAATGGTTCAGGATTACATTACAGGCGAGGAGCTTGAAGAAACCTCATACGAGGAGTTTCGTCAGGCCACGGCCCGTATGCTTGTTGAGGAGCGTGGATACCCACGAGAATCCTTGACCCCGCGTGTTCCTGTCGTGTTTCCTGTCAAAGGAGAAGAGTATTGCCGTATGGTTGACTTTGTTGTCACCGATGAACACGGCAGTCCTGTTCTCCTTATTTTTTTTGTCGCTGGGCAACCCGGAACCTATGACCGGGAAGTCATTGCGACGGCCAGAATTTTTACGCAGGGGGCTGTGCCGCTGGTTGCGGTGACAGATTCCAAAACTGCGTATCTGTATGAGACTGCAACAGGGGAGTGTTTGGCTCGGGACGAGCGGGCGCTTCCTCGCTATTCCTACGTGCAGGAGCTGGCCAAAGAGCACCCTGCGCAGACCTATTCTGAGAAACGGCTGAACGCAGAGCGGCGAATACTGTACGCCTACAGTGAGTTTATTTATGGGAGTTGCTGCGCAAGCTGTACTCCGGAGTCAGAGGACGGATTGCGTGGCGGGAAGCTTGGGCAGATGTCCAGCAAAGAAAATGCGCCAGACTAA
- a CDS encoding 4Fe-4S dicluster domain-containing protein: protein MSACTSAKQIGQTLKGLWSLAVGLKVTGKNYVSPQLTVHYPRETVDNIDSYHGHIELVGKPKDPGVPRCICCMLCVTSCPSSCITVVRKKEPKPEPAPETDAPAEMLGEVKKKKTPPAGKPAKTPSRWRVNYNLCSLCGTCVEVCPVKSIRFSSEAYLAGFSREEFDFDLLERLRRQAGIPEAEAQDGERKD, encoded by the coding sequence ATGAGTGCATGCACATCCGCGAAACAGATTGGACAGACGCTCAAGGGGCTGTGGAGCCTTGCTGTTGGCCTCAAGGTCACGGGCAAGAATTATGTCAGTCCGCAGCTGACAGTGCATTATCCGCGCGAAACCGTGGATAACATCGACAGTTATCATGGACATATTGAACTGGTGGGCAAACCCAAGGACCCCGGCGTCCCCCGTTGCATTTGCTGTATGCTTTGCGTGACGAGTTGCCCGTCCAGCTGCATCACCGTGGTTCGGAAAAAAGAACCAAAGCCTGAGCCTGCGCCAGAGACGGATGCACCAGCAGAAATGCTGGGCGAGGTGAAAAAGAAAAAGACGCCTCCGGCAGGAAAACCCGCCAAGACACCCTCGCGGTGGAGAGTGAATTATAACCTGTGCAGCCTCTGCGGAACCTGCGTGGAAGTTTGCCCGGTCAAGTCCATTCGTTTTTCTAGTGAGGCGTATCTCGCGGGCTTTTCCAGAGAGGAATTTGATTTCGACCTGCTGGAGCGTTTACGCAGGCAGGCCGGAATTCCAGAGGCTGAGGCGCAGGATGGAGAGCGGAAAGACTGA
- a CDS encoding NADH-quinone oxidoreductase subunit N, whose product MSIHPELFMPELFQILLLLVLLFQSISKLETFRNDASWVPWGAAVGIGVAFFSLHVQGTMFHGAYSVDATSQFFKLAVSIGFFIGTLNATRQPTLEREKETDYFLFLAFSALGLMFLASSVELITIYIALEISSYSLYAIIPVRAKDRKAAEAGIKYILFGAIATAISLYGLGFILAAQHSSYLSELASADWTWASNPLAVVGLSLFLAGMFYKLALFPFHFWCPDVYEGASNETAAYVATLPKLGAVVVLVRLAALVQPGMAVTMIFAVLGAVSMTIGNLAALAQTDVKRMLGYSSVSHAGYIMLGLVAGTADGLASAAFYSLVYILMNLTCFWVVCKTAQDGENIALKDLNGLSRRAPVMALVLAVAAFALVGLPPTAGFTGKLFLFTSAWNHGYNWFVIVAAVNAAISIYYYLSLVRHAYTAEEEGPEESPHIPVSAMSRVWGSVLAAAILLLGMVPGPVFDLASLAGQHLLP is encoded by the coding sequence GTGTCCATTCATCCTGAGCTTTTTATGCCGGAACTCTTTCAGATTCTCCTGCTGCTGGTGCTGCTTTTTCAGAGCATCAGCAAGCTTGAGACCTTTCGTAACGATGCCTCCTGGGTGCCGTGGGGCGCGGCTGTAGGGATTGGAGTCGCGTTCTTTTCTCTGCACGTCCAGGGAACAATGTTCCACGGGGCATACTCTGTTGATGCCACCTCGCAGTTCTTTAAACTCGCTGTGAGTATTGGCTTTTTCATTGGTACCCTGAACGCCACGCGTCAGCCAACGCTGGAGCGGGAAAAGGAAACAGACTATTTCCTCTTTTTGGCGTTTTCTGCCCTTGGTCTGATGTTTTTGGCGTCGAGCGTAGAACTCATCACGATTTATATTGCTCTCGAGATTTCCTCGTATTCGCTGTATGCCATTATTCCGGTGCGGGCCAAGGATCGAAAAGCTGCAGAAGCTGGCATTAAGTACATTCTCTTTGGTGCTATTGCGACGGCCATTTCGCTGTATGGACTGGGCTTCATCCTTGCCGCCCAGCATTCGAGCTATCTGTCTGAACTTGCCTCGGCTGACTGGACATGGGCGTCCAATCCGCTTGCAGTTGTCGGCCTGTCGCTGTTCCTTGCGGGCATGTTCTACAAGCTGGCACTGTTCCCGTTCCATTTCTGGTGTCCGGATGTGTACGAAGGGGCGAGTAATGAAACCGCGGCATACGTCGCGACTTTGCCCAAGCTTGGCGCTGTTGTTGTGCTGGTTCGGCTGGCTGCCCTTGTTCAGCCGGGAATGGCCGTGACAATGATTTTTGCCGTGCTTGGTGCGGTTTCCATGACGATCGGTAACCTTGCGGCTCTGGCGCAAACAGACGTGAAGAGGATGCTGGGTTACTCCAGTGTGTCCCATGCAGGGTACATTATGCTGGGGCTGGTGGCCGGGACGGCAGATGGTCTGGCTTCGGCTGCATTTTACAGCCTTGTGTACATCCTGATGAACCTGACCTGTTTCTGGGTGGTGTGTAAGACCGCGCAGGACGGAGAGAACATTGCGCTAAAAGATCTGAATGGATTATCCCGGCGGGCACCGGTGATGGCGCTGGTTTTGGCTGTTGCTGCATTTGCCCTTGTGGGCCTGCCACCGACGGCCGGGTTTACTGGAAAACTTTTCCTGTTCACCAGTGCGTGGAATCACGGCTACAACTGGTTTGTGATTGTCGCTGCGGTGAACGCTGCAATATCTATTTATTACTATTTGAGCCTTGTGCGTCATGCCTATACCGCAGAGGAAGAAGGACCGGAGGAATCGCCGCATATCCCTGTCAGTGCCATGAGTAGGGTATGGGGATCTGTTCTTGCAGCCGCCATCCTCCTGCTTGGAATGGTTCCTGGTCCTGTGTTTGACCTCGCAAGCCTGGCGGGGCAGCACCTCTTGCCGTAA
- a CDS encoding complex I subunit 4 family protein, whose product MTSYPVLTSLIFFPLAMALVLFLVRCDRAVRWLTLGAGFVEMFLALPLLGFQLGTGEMQFVEQVPWVARWNLQYYLAVDGISLFMVVLTVALLPLCTLCSWTYISKRAKEFHVCLLMLTGACVGVFVAMDFVLFYVFWEAMLIPMYLLIAVWGGPRRRYASIKFFLYTMAGSTLLLVAIVAFYHQAGTFSIPDLMKTQYSFHFQFWAFLAMALAFAIKCPMFPFHTWLPAAHVEAPAAGSVYLASVLLKMGAYGFLRFCLPLTPAASDYFAPMMIAISLASIIYGGLAALGQHDMKKLIAYSSVGHMGFVTLGIFLFNSRGVEGAMLQMLNHGITTGALFMLVGAIYERSHSREISDNLGLGKFLPIYMFFFGLFTLSSFGFPGTNSFVGETLVLIGAFSSSYWVGAIAIPGALIAAAYMLRLGLKLAWGQPSSVPQGHFWDLNMREWLYLAPLAVFVLYIGLAPGIFLKVLDPSIDRLLEDFHARSGEMYSESTSLQDRVAPELAQLVASDEGELR is encoded by the coding sequence ATGACGAGCTATCCGGTTCTTACGTCTCTGATCTTCTTCCCATTGGCGATGGCCCTGGTGCTCTTTCTGGTGCGCTGCGACAGGGCCGTGCGCTGGCTGACGCTTGGTGCTGGCTTTGTCGAAATGTTCCTTGCACTTCCTTTGCTGGGGTTCCAGCTTGGAACCGGGGAAATGCAGTTTGTGGAGCAGGTGCCGTGGGTGGCGCGCTGGAATCTCCAGTATTATCTCGCGGTGGATGGCATTAGCCTGTTTATGGTTGTGCTGACTGTTGCGCTTCTGCCTCTGTGTACCCTGTGTTCCTGGACCTACATTTCGAAACGGGCCAAGGAATTTCACGTCTGTCTGCTTATGCTGACTGGGGCCTGTGTTGGCGTGTTCGTCGCAATGGACTTTGTCCTGTTCTATGTGTTCTGGGAAGCGATGCTTATCCCCATGTACCTGCTGATTGCAGTCTGGGGCGGGCCACGTCGGCGCTATGCATCCATCAAGTTTTTTCTCTACACGATGGCAGGTTCAACCCTGCTGCTCGTAGCAATTGTTGCCTTTTATCATCAGGCCGGAACCTTCTCTATTCCAGACCTGATGAAGACACAGTATTCGTTCCATTTCCAGTTCTGGGCGTTTCTGGCAATGGCTCTTGCCTTTGCCATCAAGTGCCCCATGTTCCCGTTCCACACATGGCTTCCGGCCGCGCACGTTGAAGCTCCTGCTGCGGGATCGGTGTATCTGGCTTCTGTGCTGCTGAAAATGGGTGCCTATGGATTCTTGCGGTTCTGTCTGCCCCTGACGCCAGCGGCAAGCGATTACTTTGCGCCAATGATGATTGCCATTTCTCTGGCAAGTATCATTTATGGCGGGCTGGCCGCCCTTGGGCAGCACGACATGAAAAAGCTGATTGCGTATTCCTCCGTGGGGCATATGGGCTTTGTAACCCTTGGCATCTTCCTGTTTAACAGCAGGGGCGTGGAAGGGGCGATGCTCCAGATGCTGAACCACGGCATTACCACGGGCGCACTCTTTATGCTGGTTGGTGCGATTTATGAGCGCAGTCACAGTCGTGAAATTTCCGATAATCTTGGGCTGGGCAAGTTCCTGCCGATTTACATGTTTTTCTTTGGGCTGTTTACGCTGTCCAGTTTTGGTTTCCCCGGAACGAACAGCTTTGTGGGCGAAACGCTGGTACTCATTGGCGCCTTTAGCTCCAGCTACTGGGTTGGCGCTATTGCGATTCCCGGCGCCCTGATTGCTGCGGCGTACATGCTCCGCCTTGGCCTCAAGCTCGCGTGGGGGCAGCCATCGTCTGTTCCGCAGGGGCATTTCTGGGATCTCAATATGCGTGAGTGGCTGTATCTGGCTCCGCTGGCAGTTTTTGTGCTGTACATCGGACTTGCTCCGGGAATCTTCCTCAAGGTGCTGGACCCATCCATTGACAGGTTGCTGGAAGATTTCCATGCCCGATCTGGTGAGATGTATTCTGAGAGCACGAGCTTGCAGGATCGTGTTGCCCCAGAGCTGGCACAGCTTGTGGCTTCGGACGAAGGTGAACTGCGCTAG
- a CDS encoding NADH-quinone oxidoreductase subunit J family protein — MDTELLAKLFFVFYVLIAFFGALVAVIAKNIVRAMTGLILTLFGVAGLYLVMNAPLVALMQLLIYLGAVVVLIFFAIMLTRAPADSTEREHRGAGQWLLAMLGGIVPAGILALVCLKVQIPSLSTPEAVPIKALGQALIQDYVLAFELISVVLLVAMIGAVLLAWQRRVGR; from the coding sequence ATGGATACAGAACTACTCGCCAAGCTGTTTTTCGTGTTTTACGTGCTGATAGCGTTCTTTGGGGCGCTGGTAGCCGTCATTGCGAAAAATATTGTTCGGGCAATGACGGGGCTGATTTTGACGCTTTTTGGCGTGGCCGGACTTTATTTAGTGATGAATGCGCCACTGGTCGCGCTCATGCAGCTGCTCATCTATCTTGGAGCAGTTGTTGTTCTGATTTTCTTTGCCATCATGCTGACCCGTGCGCCTGCGGATTCGACTGAGCGGGAGCATCGCGGAGCAGGGCAGTGGCTGCTTGCCATGCTCGGTGGCATCGTGCCTGCTGGAATACTGGCGCTGGTCTGCCTCAAGGTGCAGATCCCAAGCCTGAGCACCCCGGAGGCTGTTCCGATCAAGGCATTGGGACAGGCGCTTATTCAAGACTATGTTTTGGCTTTTGAACTGATTTCTGTGGTGCTTCTGGTTGCAATGATTGGCGCTGTGCTCCTGGCCTGGCAGAGGAGGGTTGGACGATGA
- a CDS encoding 4Fe-4S dicluster domain-containing protein yields the protein MSRYIIKMDQDRCISCNACELHCKQYNRVPEGARLGQLITVGPLNKAGKPRMMNLFMPCFHCEQPWCVAACPTEAMIRRDDGIVYVNQDLCVGCKACIIACPWDVPQWDEAAGKVMKCDLCMDRVDQGLDPACVTACTTHALEFVRPNEASHRTRERHGQKILLKRVMR from the coding sequence GTGAGCAGATACATCATTAAGATGGATCAGGATCGCTGTATTAGCTGTAATGCTTGTGAATTACATTGCAAACAATACAACCGGGTTCCCGAAGGCGCACGTCTTGGGCAGCTCATCACCGTTGGACCCCTGAACAAGGCTGGAAAGCCACGGATGATGAATCTTTTCATGCCGTGCTTCCACTGTGAACAGCCGTGGTGTGTTGCTGCCTGCCCGACCGAAGCGATGATTCGGCGGGACGACGGCATTGTCTATGTGAATCAGGATTTATGCGTTGGCTGCAAAGCCTGCATTATTGCCTGCCCGTGGGATGTTCCTCAGTGGGATGAGGCCGCAGGGAAGGTAATGAAATGTGATCTGTGCATGGACCGCGTGGATCAGGGGCTTGATCCCGCGTGTGTCACCGCATGCACCACCCATGCTCTGGAGTTTGTGCGACCAAATGAAGCATCGCACAGGACCCGTGAACGTCACGGACAAAAGATTCTTCTCAAGCGCGTTATGCGTTAA
- a CDS encoding sulfite exporter TauE/SafE family protein gives MKFKSSHVLLVLAAVAVVLFTQEAAWADRLSDAITQAIQADKIDPNAAKGYLGIPGAPDLNVVIGVIWAIWVGWIFSTVGAFGGIMSGVGHITIYGLGDYAKGFGKELTMNKVVTDSIRVSNQWLVGCSAAIGSFNYYRAGRLVAPLGIALAVGSVAGSWLVPWLTAGKINLKDYLGFFGLFVLFLGCYLYYQTTPKAQSKKSEAKAAAKAFEASIKSGNVDMEAQGVKVKSFSLTRCEFTFFGVEFHFNPLVPVIGGFFIAALASFLGVGGGFLLVPFLTSVAGLPMYLVAGTSSLAVFVGMANSIASYMILKGTPVQWSLIGAELIGIIIGSMIGPRTSKYIPDVWLKRLFIVLALYVGLRYCSKGFLGFSILPPF, from the coding sequence GTGAAATTTAAATCGAGCCACGTACTGCTCGTACTCGCAGCAGTTGCAGTGGTCCTGTTTACGCAGGAAGCTGCATGGGCAGACCGCCTGAGCGACGCTATCACTCAGGCAATTCAGGCCGACAAGATTGATCCCAATGCAGCCAAGGGATACCTCGGAATCCCCGGCGCACCTGACCTGAACGTCGTTATCGGCGTTATCTGGGCCATCTGGGTTGGCTGGATTTTCTCTACTGTTGGTGCTTTTGGTGGCATCATGTCCGGCGTTGGTCATATTACCATTTACGGCCTTGGTGATTACGCCAAGGGCTTTGGTAAAGAGCTGACCATGAACAAGGTCGTGACTGACTCCATCCGTGTATCGAACCAGTGGCTTGTTGGTTGCTCCGCTGCTATCGGTTCCTTCAACTACTACCGCGCAGGCCGTCTGGTTGCTCCTTTGGGCATCGCTCTGGCTGTGGGTTCTGTTGCTGGTTCCTGGCTGGTGCCGTGGCTGACTGCTGGCAAGATTAACCTGAAGGATTACCTTGGATTCTTCGGCCTCTTCGTTCTCTTCCTTGGCTGCTACCTCTACTACCAGACGACGCCTAAGGCACAGTCCAAGAAGAGTGAAGCCAAGGCTGCTGCAAAAGCATTCGAAGCAAGCATCAAGTCTGGCAACGTCGACATGGAAGCTCAGGGCGTTAAGGTGAAGTCCTTCTCCCTGACTCGTTGCGAATTCACCTTCTTCGGTGTTGAATTCCACTTTAATCCGCTCGTTCCGGTTATTGGTGGTTTCTTCATCGCAGCTCTGGCATCCTTCCTCGGTGTCGGTGGCGGCTTCCTGCTGGTGCCGTTCCTGACCTCCGTTGCAGGTCTGCCGATGTACCTCGTTGCTGGTACCTCTTCCCTCGCAGTTTTCGTGGGTATGGCAAACTCCATTGCCTCCTACATGATCCTCAAGGGAACCCCGGTTCAGTGGAGCCTGATCGGTGCCGAGCTTATCGGTATCATCATCGGGTCCATGATTGGACCCCGTACTTCCAAGTACATCCCGGATGTCTGGCTGAAGCGCCTCTTCATCGTACTCGCTCTGTACGTTGGTCTGCGCTACTGCTCCAAGGGCTTCCTTGGCTTCAGCATCCTGCCTCCCTTCTAA
- a CDS encoding NADH-quinone oxidoreductase subunit NuoK, whose protein sequence is MSNLVLYQLVALGLLGIGLFGIVYRRTLVGMLICVELMLNGAGLSITAAGQLTEASATLSQLATLLVMGLAAAEATLVLAIILVVVKRFGSDASREISDLKG, encoded by the coding sequence ATGAGCAATCTCGTACTGTACCAGCTTGTCGCACTCGGACTTTTGGGAATTGGGCTGTTCGGCATTGTGTACCGCCGAACACTTGTCGGGATGCTGATCTGCGTGGAACTGATGCTCAACGGTGCGGGCCTGTCCATTACGGCTGCGGGCCAGCTGACTGAAGCATCGGCGACGCTGTCGCAGTTGGCAACATTATTGGTCATGGGGCTTGCCGCCGCCGAGGCGACGCTTGTGCTGGCGATCATTCTGGTCGTGGTCAAGCGCTTTGGCAGTGACGCCAGTCGGGAAATCTCGGATCTCAAGGGGTAG